The Cylindrospermopsis curvispora GIHE-G1 genome contains a region encoding:
- a CDS encoding HAS-barrel domain-containing protein has product MFLPLPQFATEDRHPDHIAEVIETSSTEFLAQCLDPEDLRFPLMPAFGSWISAFDEESDNQIYAVVYYATTAPIDSVHRARALGLSLKNLRQEQPQIFAMLKTEFKAAIVGFEAPSDISTQRQMYHYLPQRPPQIHQAVYRCRPESILRFTDNMDFLRTLLLVPGAPVESLVASAIREVYKLRKLDREWLVKACRYLSLLLKDDYDQLRFILGQIHP; this is encoded by the coding sequence ATGTTTTTACCCTTACCACAGTTTGCCACGGAAGATCGTCATCCTGACCACATTGCTGAGGTAATTGAAACCAGCTCTACCGAGTTTCTGGCTCAGTGTTTGGATCCGGAAGATTTAAGATTTCCCCTAATGCCAGCTTTTGGTAGCTGGATTTCCGCCTTTGATGAAGAATCCGATAATCAAATATATGCTGTAGTATACTATGCTACTACTGCTCCCATAGATAGTGTGCACCGGGCGCGGGCCCTGGGGTTGTCCCTAAAAAATTTACGTCAGGAACAACCCCAAATATTTGCCATGTTGAAAACAGAATTTAAAGCTGCTATTGTTGGCTTTGAGGCACCATCGGACATATCTACTCAAAGACAAATGTATCACTATTTACCTCAACGTCCACCTCAAATTCATCAGGCAGTGTATAGGTGTAGACCAGAATCTATACTTAGATTTACGGATAATATGGATTTTCTGCGAACCTTACTGTTAGTTCCCGGAGCACCAGTAGAATCATTAGTTGCATCCGCGATTCGTGAAGTTTACAAATTACGTAAGTTAGACAGAGAATGGCTTGTAAAAGCCTGTCGCTACCTAAGTTTACTTTTAAAGGACGATTATGATCAATTAAGATTTATTCTTGGTCAGATCCATCCCTAG
- a CDS encoding UDP-glucuronic acid decarboxylase family protein, with the protein MRILVTGGAGFIGSHLIDRLMSNNHEVICLDNFYTGSKQNLLSWLNKPRFEIIRHDITEPIRLEVDQVYHLACPASPVHYQYNPIKTVKTNVMGTLNMLGLAKRVKARFLLASTSEVYGDPEIHPQTEDYRGSVNPIGIRSCYDEGKRVAETLTFDYHRENKVDVRVARIFNTYGPRMLENDGRVVSNFVVQALRGNPLTVYGEGQQTRSFCYVSDLVEGLIKLMNGDYTGPVNLGNPEEYTILELAQTIQNMINPEVQIKFTPLPADDPRRRRPDITKAKTWLNWEPKISLQTGLKLTVEDFYSRIHTND; encoded by the coding sequence ATGAGAATTTTAGTCACTGGTGGAGCGGGTTTTATAGGTTCTCATCTTATAGACCGTCTAATGTCCAACAATCATGAAGTTATATGCCTTGATAACTTCTACACAGGGAGTAAGCAAAATCTGCTGTCATGGTTAAACAAGCCTAGATTTGAAATTATTCGTCATGATATTACCGAACCAATTCGCTTAGAAGTAGATCAAGTTTATCATTTAGCCTGTCCCGCATCCCCAGTACATTACCAATACAACCCCATTAAAACTGTCAAGACAAATGTAATGGGAACTTTGAATATGTTAGGTTTAGCCAAGAGAGTCAAGGCTAGATTTTTATTGGCATCTACTAGCGAAGTTTATGGAGATCCAGAAATCCATCCCCAAACGGAAGACTATCGTGGTAGTGTAAATCCCATCGGGATTCGTTCCTGTTATGACGAAGGTAAAAGGGTTGCTGAAACATTGACATTTGACTATCACCGAGAAAATAAAGTAGATGTTCGGGTAGCTAGAATTTTTAACACTTATGGACCAAGGATGTTAGAAAACGATGGTCGGGTGGTTAGTAATTTTGTAGTTCAAGCTTTGAGGGGTAATCCCCTAACTGTATATGGGGAAGGTCAACAAACTCGGAGTTTCTGCTATGTTTCAGACCTAGTAGAAGGTTTAATTAAATTAATGAATGGTGATTACACTGGTCCTGTCAACCTAGGAAATCCAGAAGAATACACAATTTTAGAACTGGCCCAGACAATACAAAACATGATTAATCCAGAGGTGCAAATTAAATTTACACCCCTACCAGCAGATGATCCCCGTCGTCGTCGTCCCGATATCACCAAAGCCAAAACCTGGTTAAATTGGGAACCGAAAATTTCTCTACAAACCGGTTTAAAGTTGACCGTGGAAGACTTCTACTCCCGCATTCATACTAATGACTAA
- a CDS encoding UDP-glucose dehydrogenase family protein: MRVCVIGTGYVGLVTGACLAHIGHDVICIDNNEEKIKMMKSGQSPIFEPGLSEIMQSAINSGNIHFSADLAAGVAHGEILFIAVGTPPLPNGESDTRYVEAVARGIGASLNDGYKVIVNKSTVPIGSGDWVRMIVLDGLAERQASLVEGVNSPEFDVVSNPEFLREGSAIYDTFNPDRIVLGGSSPEAIGMMKELYAPIIERKFAVDKSLPPIPLLVTDLSSAEMVKYAANAFLATKISFINEVANICDRVGADVTQVAKGIGLDSRIGSKFLQAGIGWGGSCFPKDISALIHTADDYGYDTQILKAAVSVNERQRVIAIEKLQQALKILKGKTIGLMGLTFKPDTDDLRDAPALKLIQELNRLGAKVKAYDPVISQSGMRHGLSGVLVETDVERLADGCDALVLVTEWQEFISLDYGKMAKLMKHAVMIDGRNFLEPKMLINAGFQYLGIGR; encoded by the coding sequence ATGCGCGTTTGTGTAATTGGAACCGGTTACGTAGGGTTAGTAACGGGAGCCTGTCTAGCACACATTGGACATGATGTTATTTGTATAGATAACAACGAAGAAAAAATTAAAATGATGAAGTCTGGACAATCGCCAATTTTTGAGCCAGGACTATCGGAAATTATGCAATCTGCCATAAATAGCGGTAATATTCATTTTTCAGCGGATTTAGCCGCAGGAGTGGCCCATGGGGAAATTCTGTTTATTGCAGTGGGAACACCTCCCTTACCAAATGGTGAAAGTGATACTAGATATGTAGAAGCAGTAGCTCGTGGTATTGGAGCAAGTTTGAATGATGGTTATAAGGTGATTGTGAATAAATCTACCGTACCTATTGGTTCTGGTGATTGGGTGCGAATGATTGTGCTAGATGGCCTTGCTGAACGCCAAGCATCCTTGGTAGAAGGAGTAAATTCCCCTGAGTTTGATGTGGTTAGCAATCCAGAGTTTTTACGGGAAGGTTCGGCAATTTATGATACTTTTAACCCAGACCGAATTGTATTGGGGGGAAGTAGTCCAGAAGCTATTGGTATGATGAAAGAACTCTACGCCCCAATTATAGAAAGAAAATTTGCCGTGGACAAATCCTTACCACCCATACCCTTGTTGGTGACGGATTTGAGTTCAGCTGAAATGGTAAAATACGCGGCAAATGCCTTTTTAGCCACTAAGATTAGCTTTATCAATGAAGTAGCAAATATTTGCGATCGCGTAGGTGCGGATGTTACTCAAGTAGCAAAAGGCATAGGTTTAGACTCCCGCATTGGTAGTAAATTTTTACAAGCTGGAATTGGTTGGGGTGGTTCTTGTTTTCCTAAGGATATATCAGCTCTAATTCACACTGCTGATGACTATGGCTATGATACCCAAATACTCAAAGCTGCGGTAAGTGTAAATGAAAGACAACGGGTAATTGCCATAGAAAAATTGCAACAGGCATTAAAAATTCTCAAAGGTAAAACCATAGGACTGATGGGTTTAACCTTTAAACCAGATACAGATGATTTACGGGATGCACCTGCGCTTAAACTTATACAGGAGCTAAATCGTTTAGGCGCAAAAGTAAAGGCTTACGACCCGGTCATTTCCCAATCTGGTATGCGCCATGGTCTTTCCGGGGTGTTAGTGGAAACCGATGTTGAAAGATTGGCAGATGGTTGTGATGCTTTAGTGCTAGTAACAGAGTGGCAAGAATTTATCAGCTTGGACTATGGAAAAATGGCGAAACTGATGAAACATGCTGTAATGATTGATGGCAGAAATTTTCTAGAACCAAAAATGTTGATTAACGCTGGTTTCCAATATTTAGGTATTGGTAGATAA
- a CDS encoding MFS transporter: MRNSPSLDPDLRKNLVVIFTCGLLFWSALASLLPTLPLYIESLGSTKQQIGIVMGSFAVGVLVFRPQVGKLADRQGRKLVLLIGMVVATIAPLGYLAVKSLVGLMLIRAFHGISIAAFATAYIALVSDLAPDNRRGEVIGYMSLVNPIGVAVGPALGGYLQAIAGYTPLFIFSSLLAGLGLICVIPITNPPTWKNNKQETGDDFWGILISPRVRVPAIILLIIGFSIGTIHTFIALFIKSIGIDLNAGLFFAAAAISSFVIRLFVGRASDKYGRGLFVTLSLIGYGIAMLTIWQANSSPILLLGAIVEGAASGIAIPMISAMMTDRALPHERGRIFSVSLVGFDLGLGIAGPVVGYIAQSTSYRHVFGLSFGLTLLAILIFMSQSNHGVFQSLRFALGRSKDVYQRSASDSPTLSTNT; encoded by the coding sequence GTGAGAAATTCCCCCAGCTTAGATCCTGATTTGAGGAAAAACTTAGTAGTAATCTTTACATGTGGTTTGTTGTTTTGGTCAGCTTTGGCGTCCCTATTGCCCACACTGCCATTATACATAGAGTCCCTAGGGTCAACAAAGCAACAAATTGGTATTGTTATGGGTAGCTTTGCTGTGGGAGTATTAGTGTTTCGCCCCCAGGTAGGAAAATTAGCAGACCGTCAGGGGAGAAAGCTAGTTTTACTAATTGGTATGGTAGTAGCCACAATTGCCCCTTTAGGTTATTTAGCAGTAAAATCCCTGGTGGGATTGATGCTAATTAGAGCCTTTCATGGTATAAGCATTGCAGCATTTGCTACAGCCTATATTGCACTAGTATCGGATTTAGCTCCGGATAACCGTCGTGGCGAAGTTATTGGGTATATGAGCTTAGTCAATCCCATTGGGGTAGCTGTTGGTCCTGCCCTGGGTGGATATTTACAAGCCATAGCGGGTTACACCCCATTATTTATTTTCTCCAGTTTACTAGCTGGTTTAGGTTTAATCTGTGTGATTCCTATAACCAATCCCCCCACATGGAAAAATAACAAACAAGAAACAGGGGATGATTTCTGGGGAATTTTAATTAGTCCTCGAGTTCGTGTCCCAGCAATTATATTATTGATCATAGGTTTTTCCATTGGTACCATACACACCTTTATCGCTCTGTTTATTAAATCAATAGGAATTGATTTAAACGCTGGCTTATTTTTCGCTGCTGCGGCCATTTCCAGCTTTGTTATTAGATTATTTGTAGGTAGAGCTTCAGACAAATATGGTAGGGGTTTATTTGTCACTCTTAGTTTAATCGGTTATGGCATAGCCATGCTAACTATTTGGCAAGCCAACAGTTCTCCAATTCTCCTATTGGGAGCAATTGTGGAGGGTGCTGCTTCTGGTATTGCCATTCCCATGATTTCCGCCATGATGACTGATAGAGCCCTACCCCATGAACGAGGGCGCATTTTCAGTGTATCCCTGGTGGGATTTGATCTGGGACTGGGTATAGCTGGTCCAGTGGTGGGTTACATAGCCCAATCCACTAGCTATCGTCATGTTTTTGGTCTTAGTTTTGGTTTAACCCTCCTGGCTATTTTAATCTTTATGTCCCAATCTAATCATGGGGTATTCCAATCACTACGCTTTGCCCTAGGTCGTAGTAAGGATGTTTATCAACGATCAGCAAGCGATTCTCCAACCTTATCTACCAATACCTAA
- a CDS encoding esterase-like activity of phytase family protein, whose protein sequence is MKEHKKAKWKNPRMVIYGIITMVIVSIIGLFLGQIATASVIITDIEFLGVATLPTGYTFQNTEIGGLSGITYDVDHDLYYVVSDNRGQKGPPRFYNFKIDLSKGKLDQSKVLPVGVTTLLDENNRKFALGGIDPEGIAVTKKSTVFISSEGDVSQSINPFIREFSLASGNAINSLPIPEKFLPDGKNQRGVHNSLTFESLTITPNNQMLFTATENALVQDGEAAKPKFGTLCRILQYNLTYNQPQKEFLYPMEPVTPLFNFMDRFYSGLSDLVALDNRGNFLSLERSFTGVGFAVSLFEVSLNNADDIQNIPSLKAIDIGKIKPVEKKLLLDLQTLPLPLDNIEGLTIGPKLSDGNISLILVGDNNFNRLQSTQILALKLKRESPLKRLLHQLGLTW, encoded by the coding sequence ATGAAAGAACACAAAAAAGCCAAATGGAAAAATCCCAGAATGGTCATTTATGGTATTATTACCATGGTCATTGTTAGTATTATAGGTTTATTTTTAGGTCAGATAGCCACTGCAAGCGTTATAATCACGGACATAGAATTTCTTGGTGTAGCTACTTTACCCACGGGATATACCTTTCAAAATACTGAAATAGGTGGACTCTCAGGAATTACCTATGATGTTGATCACGATCTTTACTATGTTGTTTCCGATAACCGGGGACAAAAAGGACCACCTCGGTTCTATAACTTCAAAATTGACCTAAGTAAAGGTAAGTTAGACCAAAGCAAAGTACTACCTGTAGGTGTCACAACTCTACTAGATGAAAACAATCGAAAATTTGCCCTTGGGGGAATTGATCCCGAGGGTATTGCAGTGACAAAAAAATCCACCGTCTTTATTTCTTCAGAGGGGGATGTCAGTCAATCAATTAATCCGTTTATTCGGGAATTTTCTCTAGCTTCAGGGAACGCAATTAATAGTCTACCCATACCAGAGAAATTTTTACCCGATGGCAAAAATCAACGGGGTGTGCATAATAGTTTAACCTTTGAAAGTTTGACAATCACACCTAACAATCAAATGTTGTTTACAGCTACGGAAAACGCCCTAGTTCAAGATGGTGAAGCTGCTAAACCCAAATTTGGCACTCTGTGTAGAATTCTACAATATAACCTCACTTATAATCAACCGCAAAAAGAATTTCTCTACCCTATGGAACCAGTTACACCCCTATTTAACTTCATGGATAGATTTTATAGTGGACTGTCGGATTTAGTAGCTTTAGATAATAGAGGAAACTTTCTCAGTTTAGAAAGAAGCTTTACCGGTGTGGGCTTTGCAGTTTCCCTATTCGAAGTGTCTCTGAACAATGCTGATGATATTCAGAATATCCCTAGTCTTAAAGCTATTGACATCGGCAAAATCAAACCAGTTGAGAAAAAATTACTTCTAGATTTGCAAACCCTACCCCTACCCTTAGATAATATAGAGGGACTAACTATCGGACCAAAATTATCCGATGGCAATATTTCTCTAATTTTGGTGGGTGATAACAACTTTAATAGACTACAAAGCACCCAAATACTAGCGTTAAAACTGAAAAGAGAATCCCCCTTAAAAAGACTACTACATCAGTTGGGATTGACCTGGTGA
- a CDS encoding YceD family protein, protein MDAIFLPQLTKAPQCTEEIQVDEFLPGLETLTPVRGVVRLQHHGNYLEVSGKAESIITCSCNRCLQQYNQRLAIKTKEIIWFDTNSSPVEDLPLEREVAMEDLVETIAPDGYFDPGEWVYEQMCLAIPQRQLCNSNCPGIIATGVNESSVDRRWSALEKLKNQLS, encoded by the coding sequence ATGGATGCTATTTTTCTGCCACAACTAACTAAGGCTCCGCAGTGTACAGAAGAGATTCAGGTTGATGAATTTCTACCGGGGCTAGAAACTTTAACACCCGTGCGTGGTGTTGTTCGTTTGCAACACCATGGTAATTACTTAGAAGTTTCTGGTAAAGCAGAATCTATAATTACTTGTAGCTGTAACCGATGTTTACAACAATATAATCAGAGGTTGGCTATTAAGACTAAAGAAATTATTTGGTTTGACACTAATTCTAGTCCGGTAGAAGATTTACCCTTGGAAAGGGAAGTTGCTATGGAGGATTTGGTAGAAACCATTGCACCTGATGGTTATTTTGATCCTGGTGAGTGGGTATATGAACAGATGTGTTTAGCCATTCCTCAACGCCAGTTATGTAACTCAAATTGTCCGGGAATTATAGCTACTGGTGTTAATGAAAGTTCAGTTGATAGACGTTGGTCAGCTTTAGAGAAATTGAAAAATCAACTTTCCTAG
- a CDS encoding Jag family protein gives MSDISMQHSEQWLKQLLQLAGISANVYSQMGAAPTLETAPLEPNSYWLTIDDSNLMPEQIRVLIGTSGSVLDAIQSLANSVLNLHHQEQEQISYIIELNGYRVLRQAEISTLVKTAAQEVRFSGREVEIRSLNSAERRQVHSFLKEFPDLETFSRGREPNRNLVIRLATQSPANSDYSS, from the coding sequence ATGAGTGACATTTCTATGCAGCACAGTGAACAGTGGTTAAAACAATTGCTGCAGTTAGCTGGAATCTCTGCTAATGTTTACAGTCAAATGGGTGCTGCACCAACTTTAGAAACAGCTCCCCTGGAACCAAATAGCTATTGGTTGACAATTGATGACTCTAATTTAATGCCCGAACAGATACGGGTATTGATAGGTACTAGCGGATCCGTTTTAGATGCTATACAGTCCTTGGCTAATTCTGTGTTGAACTTACATCACCAGGAACAGGAACAAATATCCTATATCATTGAGTTGAATGGTTATCGTGTCCTAAGACAAGCAGAAATCAGTACTTTGGTGAAAACTGCAGCTCAGGAAGTGCGGTTTTCCGGAAGGGAGGTGGAAATTAGATCTCTGAATTCCGCTGAGAGACGACAAGTTCACAGCTTCTTGAAGGAATTTCCAGATTTGGAAACCTTTAGCCGTGGTCGGGAACCTAATCGCAATCTGGTGATTCGTTTAGCCACTCAATCGCCAGCTAATTCTGATTACTCAAGCTAA
- the yidC gene encoding membrane protein insertase YidC, with protein sequence MDFGIGFLSNNVMLPIIDFFYGVFPSYGLAIVALTLIIRFALYPLSAGSIRSMRRMRIVQPLMQKRMAEIKERYKDNPQKQQEEMVNVQKEFGNPLAGCLPLLLQMPVLLALFATLRGSPFAGANYSVNLQIVPSEQIERIQPQAFATSPQNIYVADGVHTKITAILPGGNKLAVGEKTKIQYQTMEGKPFDALLLEYPQTKLTPEWKIIKGEDRIKIDSEGNVEALQPGDVTIQGTIPGLAANSGFLFIDALGRVGAIDPDGKVHWDIVGMIIFFGISLYFSQMLSGQNSSGGNPQQETVNKITPVIFSGMFLFFPLPAGVLMYMVIGNVFQTLQTYILSREPLPEELQKIVAIQEKEKQAATVDVKTLPFEPKGSKKKQPNNKESKT encoded by the coding sequence ATGGATTTTGGTATTGGGTTTCTCTCGAACAATGTCATGTTGCCAATCATAGACTTTTTCTATGGCGTTTTCCCCAGCTATGGATTGGCAATTGTGGCTTTAACACTAATCATTCGCTTCGCACTCTACCCTCTGAGTGCTGGGTCTATTCGCAGTATGCGTCGCATGCGAATAGTACAACCTTTGATGCAAAAGCGGATGGCGGAAATAAAAGAGCGCTATAAAGATAATCCGCAAAAACAGCAAGAGGAAATGGTAAATGTCCAAAAGGAATTTGGCAATCCCTTAGCTGGATGTTTGCCACTGCTGTTACAAATGCCAGTGTTGTTGGCTTTGTTTGCTACTCTCAGGGGTTCGCCATTTGCGGGTGCTAATTACTCAGTTAACCTACAAATTGTGCCCTCAGAACAAATTGAACGCATTCAACCTCAGGCTTTTGCTACCTCTCCTCAAAACATTTACGTTGCAGACGGTGTGCACACTAAAATCACCGCCATTCTTCCTGGTGGCAATAAATTGGCAGTAGGGGAAAAAACCAAGATCCAATATCAAACTATGGAGGGTAAACCCTTTGATGCACTCTTATTGGAATATCCCCAAACAAAGTTGACCCCCGAATGGAAAATCATTAAGGGAGAAGACCGCATCAAGATTGACTCAGAAGGTAATGTTGAAGCTCTGCAACCAGGGGACGTGACAATTCAAGGCACAATCCCTGGACTAGCTGCCAATAGTGGATTTCTGTTTATTGATGCGTTGGGTAGGGTGGGAGCAATTGATCCCGATGGCAAGGTACACTGGGACATTGTTGGTATGATTATTTTCTTTGGCATTAGCTTATACTTTAGCCAAATGCTGTCTGGGCAAAATTCCAGTGGTGGTAACCCTCAACAGGAAACCGTCAATAAAATCACTCCTGTGATTTTTTCTGGGATGTTTTTGTTCTTTCCTTTACCTGCAGGTGTACTCATGTACATGGTAATTGGTAATGTTTTCCAAACCCTCCAGACCTATATTCTGTCTCGGGAACCTTTACCAGAGGAGCTGCAAAAGATTGTAGCAATACAGGAAAAAGAAAAACAAGCAGCAACGGTAGATGTGAAGACCTTACCCTTTGAACCAAAAGGTTCCAAGAAAAAACAGCCCAATAACAAAGAATCTAAAACCTAA
- a CDS encoding PH domain-containing protein has translation MGIREEVYYEGGPHIGDLILNLLIGLTIVGLPLTIGAIIRALWLRFKITDRRVAVMGGWMGQNRTDVIYSEVVKVVKVPRGVGLWGDMVLTLKNGSRLEIRAIPNFREVYEYINDRVAAKNPQYTSNPS, from the coding sequence ATGGGCATTCGTGAGGAAGTTTATTATGAAGGTGGTCCCCACATTGGGGATTTAATTCTCAATCTACTAATTGGCCTGACCATAGTTGGCTTGCCATTGACAATTGGGGCGATTATTAGAGCTTTGTGGTTGCGTTTTAAGATCACTGATCGGCGAGTTGCTGTGATGGGTGGTTGGATGGGACAAAATCGCACTGATGTGATTTATTCAGAAGTTGTGAAGGTGGTGAAAGTCCCTCGTGGCGTTGGTCTATGGGGTGACATGGTGTTAACCCTGAAAAACGGTAGTCGTTTGGAAATTAGGGCTATTCCCAACTTTCGAGAGGTTTATGAATATATCAATGATAGGGTTGCCGCTAAGAATCCTCAATATACTTCTAACCCCTCTTGA
- the rnpA gene encoding ribonuclease P protein component, translated as MPLPKAYRLKSRGDFQAVFREGVRCHSSHFTLRALKPLSPTHLHSSSINIPANTCENLPNTKIGISISTKVSKRAVVRNRIKRQITGVLYQLLPKLSKGWRLVVIVKPKTGEWQCISQQFLRELEQLLVKAEVINGHS; from the coding sequence GTGCCGTTGCCAAAAGCATACAGACTAAAATCCCGTGGCGACTTCCAGGCAGTTTTCCGGGAAGGAGTCCGGTGTCATAGCTCTCATTTCACCCTGAGAGCTTTAAAACCCCTATCTCCAACTCACCTGCACTCCTCTTCTATAAATATACCTGCTAACACCTGTGAAAACTTACCTAATACTAAAATTGGTATTTCTATTAGCACTAAAGTTAGCAAAAGAGCAGTGGTTCGCAACCGTATCAAAAGACAAATTACGGGTGTTTTGTACCAATTATTACCGAAGTTATCCAAAGGATGGCGACTGGTGGTAATTGTCAAGCCAAAGACAGGAGAATGGCAGTGCATAAGCCAACAATTTCTGCGAGAATTAGAGCAGTTGTTGGTAAAAGCTGAGGTGATAAATGGGCATTCGTGA
- the rpmH gene encoding 50S ribosomal protein L34 translates to MQRTLGGTCRKRKRTSGFRARMQTPTGRNVIRSRRKKGRHRLSV, encoded by the coding sequence ATGCAAAGAACACTGGGTGGAACTTGTCGCAAAAGAAAGAGAACTTCTGGGTTTCGCGCCAGAATGCAAACCCCAACCGGTCGAAACGTAATTAGATCCAGAAGAAAAAAAGGTCGTCATCGTTTGAGCGTTTAA
- a CDS encoding DUF2808 domain-containing protein, protein MKRLLPALALSSCLLTGISTTTLAQSLPGLTLFSGVKSENQLSFFLDFGGQTNSTDRYRLRVPANKMKLPVSQFNITYPEHYKGSFETKEIEVRVKGKSVGLKEVKWDKETRVIEIVTQEPVPARSKVELILSNVQNPSFGGMFYFNCQVLSPGGVQIPRYLGTWIISIS, encoded by the coding sequence ATGAAGCGTTTACTCCCGGCTTTAGCCCTATCTAGTTGCCTGTTAACTGGTATTTCCACTACCACCCTAGCTCAAAGCCTACCGGGCTTAACACTATTTAGTGGTGTTAAATCAGAAAATCAGCTGTCCTTTTTCTTGGATTTTGGCGGACAAACTAATAGCACAGATAGATATAGACTAAGAGTGCCTGCCAATAAGATGAAATTGCCAGTATCTCAATTTAATATTACCTATCCTGAACACTACAAAGGTAGCTTCGAAACAAAAGAAATAGAAGTTCGAGTTAAAGGTAAAAGTGTAGGTTTAAAAGAAGTTAAATGGGATAAAGAAACAAGAGTAATTGAGATAGTGACCCAAGAACCCGTGCCTGCTCGTAGTAAAGTTGAACTAATTCTCTCCAACGTGCAAAACCCAAGTTTTGGCGGGATGTTCTATTTTAACTGTCAGGTTCTCTCCCCTGGTGGGGTGCAAATTCCTCGCTATCTTGGAACCTGGATCATTAGCATATCCTAA
- a CDS encoding Re/Si-specific NAD(P)(+) transhydrogenase subunit alpha, with product MKIAVAKEIEVSERRVSLVPDMVAKLVKQGLEISVETGAGEKAYFSDGDYEAAGAKIITDAAVLWGEADILLKVSPPQEREDGRHEIDLLKPGAVLLSFLNPLGNPEVARKLAQRQITALSMELIPRTTRAQSMDALSSQASIAGYKTVLLAAAALPKYFPMLTTAAGTIAPAKVFVMGAGVAGLQAIATARRLGALVEAFDIRPAVKEEVQSLGAKFVEIKLTEETTAAGGYAKEISEDSKKRTQEVVAEHVKHSDIVITTAQVPGRKAPILVTEDMVKGMKPGSVIVDLAAEQGGNCACTAPGKDIVYHGVTIIGPINLPSSMPVHASQLYAKNVTALMQLVVKDKALNINFADDIVDAACITHNGEIRNQRIKDALQTVTV from the coding sequence ATGAAAATTGCAGTTGCTAAGGAAATAGAAGTAAGTGAACGGCGGGTGTCATTAGTTCCTGACATGGTAGCCAAACTGGTCAAACAGGGACTAGAAATCTCTGTGGAAACCGGTGCAGGAGAAAAAGCATACTTTAGTGATGGGGACTATGAAGCAGCAGGGGCAAAAATTATTACTGATGCTGCTGTCTTATGGGGTGAAGCTGACATACTGCTCAAGGTGAGTCCACCCCAGGAAAGGGAAGATGGTCGGCACGAAATAGACCTGCTCAAACCAGGAGCAGTGTTACTTAGTTTTCTCAACCCCCTGGGTAATCCGGAAGTAGCTCGAAAATTAGCACAACGGCAAATCACTGCTCTAAGTATGGAACTCATACCCCGTACTACCAGGGCCCAAAGCATGGATGCCTTGTCTTCTCAAGCTTCCATAGCTGGCTATAAAACCGTATTATTGGCAGCAGCAGCACTACCTAAGTATTTTCCCATGTTGACTACCGCAGCAGGTACTATTGCGCCTGCTAAAGTGTTTGTTATGGGTGCAGGAGTAGCTGGGTTACAAGCTATAGCTACTGCTCGTAGACTGGGTGCCTTAGTGGAGGCTTTTGATATACGCCCAGCAGTGAAGGAGGAGGTACAAAGCTTAGGAGCGAAATTCGTAGAGATTAAATTAACAGAAGAAACCACAGCAGCAGGTGGTTATGCCAAAGAGATTTCTGAAGATAGCAAAAAACGCACCCAAGAGGTGGTTGCTGAACACGTCAAACACTCGGACATAGTCATCACCACAGCTCAAGTACCAGGTAGAAAAGCCCCCATCCTAGTCACGGAGGATATGGTAAAAGGAATGAAACCTGGCTCTGTAATTGTGGATTTAGCGGCGGAACAGGGAGGAAACTGCGCTTGTACAGCACCTGGTAAGGATATAGTTTATCACGGTGTGACTATTATTGGACCGATTAATCTGCCTTCGTCAATGCCTGTACACGCTAGTCAACTTTATGCCAAGAATGTTACTGCATTAATGCAGCTGGTCGTTAAAGATAAAGCCCTAAATATTAACTTTGCAGACGACATTGTTGATGCTGCTTGTATTACCCACAATGGTGAAATCAGAAATCAACGCATTAAGGATGCACTACAGACCGTTACGGTTTAA